From one Coffea eugenioides isolate CCC68of chromosome 11, Ceug_1.0, whole genome shotgun sequence genomic stretch:
- the LOC113754329 gene encoding GEM-like protein 4, whose protein sequence is MKNQLSSQVIQNSRCSAAYLLDKSRKRLLQNSHSDEYPKVEKGGVESLISRKYRFGIKTDNFAKGIREHVRLAPKLTETVKGKLSLGARILQLGGVEKVFKQLFSVTDSEKLSKASQCYLSTTSGPIAGLLFISTNKVAFCSERSIKILSPTGKQLRIYYKVSIPLRKIKRASASQNLEIPSQKYMEVVTQDNFEFWFMGFLNLRKTLKFLQQVIASQAQ, encoded by the exons ATGAAGAATCAACTCTCTAGTCAAGTGATCCAAAATTCAAGATGCTCAGCAGCATATTTACTTGATAAATCAAGAAAAAGATTATTGCAGAATAGTCATTCAGATGAATATCCCAAAGTTGAAAAAG gtGGAGTGGAGTCATTGATCAGTAGGAAATACAGATTCGGCATAAAAACAGACAATTTTGCAAAAGGCATCCGAGAGCATG TTAGATTGGCACCAAAGTTAACAGAAACGGTCAAGGGGAAGTTGAGCTTGGGGGCAAGAATTCTTCAATTAGGTGGAGTGGAGAAGGTGTTCAAGCAGCTTTTCAGCGTCACCGATAGTGAAAAATTGTCGAAGGCTTCTCAATGCTATTTATCAACAACATCAGGTCCAATTGCAGGTCTACTTTTCATTTCTACGAATAAAGTTGCTTTCTGCAGTGAAAGATCAATCAAAATTCTTTCTCCAACAGGAAAGCAACTCAGAATCTATTATAAG GTTTCAATCCCGTTGAGAAAGATAAAGAGAGCAAGTGCAAGTCAGAATTTGGAAATACCATCACAGAAGTATATGGAAGTAGTTACACAGGACAATTTTGAGTTCTGGTTCATGGGATTCTTAAATCTCCGAAAGACCTTAAAGTTTCTTCAGCAGGTGATAGCATCTCAAGCTCAGTGA